A window of Campylobacter cuniculorum DSM 23162 = LMG 24588 contains these coding sequences:
- the waaA gene encoding lipid IV(A) 3-deoxy-D-manno-octulosonic acid transferase: MIFIYYCLVWIVYIILAFPLFLLSFFKFKYKNSLKARFFLYKNFHQDVADVHFHACSLGEVRSIRELALCFDSRISTITQTGYDEAKNFCQKVNFLAFENFIPFWLKPCKVLVIFEAEYWLMLIFIAKLKGAKVLLINARISDNSYKNYKNFSFFYRLIFSYIDKIFAQSLQDKERLLELGAKKVAIYQNIKAALKPKLSKNYPKLKQKLIIFANTHSKEEQLLLQALKLKDNEKLIIAPRHPERFKEVENLLKDLNLNFDRLSTLKNCEDDLEKEFKSQILLLDLLGELVNFYAISDVVVLGGSFFEGIGGHNPIEAASFENVIISGIYIHNQKKLFNEVENINFCENLEELDEKIHHLSQRAKISKKLDLKPMIKEIQESIDARKSL, from the coding sequence TTGATTTTTATTTATTATTGTTTGGTGTGGATTGTTTATATCATCCTTGCCTTTCCTTTATTTTTGCTTTCTTTTTTTAAATTTAAATATAAAAATTCTCTTAAAGCGAGATTTTTTTTGTATAAAAATTTTCATCAAGATGTTGCAGATGTGCATTTTCACGCTTGTTCTTTGGGAGAAGTAAGGAGTATTAGAGAACTTGCTTTGTGTTTTGATTCTAGAATAAGCACAATCACTCAAACCGGCTATGATGAGGCGAAAAATTTTTGTCAAAAGGTTAATTTTTTGGCTTTTGAAAATTTTATTCCTTTTTGGCTCAAACCTTGCAAGGTTTTGGTGATTTTTGAAGCTGAATATTGGCTTATGCTTATTTTTATAGCGAAATTAAAAGGTGCAAAAGTGCTTTTAATCAATGCAAGAATTTCAGATAATTCCTATAAAAATTATAAAAATTTCTCTTTTTTTTATCGTTTGATTTTTTCTTATATTGATAAAATTTTTGCTCAAAGTTTGCAAGATAAAGAAAGACTTTTAGAGCTTGGGGCAAAAAAAGTCGCAATTTATCAAAATATCAAGGCAGCTTTGAAACCAAAATTAAGCAAAAACTATCCTAAATTAAAACAAAAGCTTATCATATTTGCAAACACTCATTCTAAAGAAGAGCAACTTTTACTTCAAGCTCTTAAACTCAAAGACAATGAAAAACTCATTATTGCTCCAAGACATCCAGAAAGATTTAAAGAAGTAGAAAATTTGCTTAAAGATTTGAATTTAAATTTTGATCGGTTGAGCACATTAAAAAATTGTGAAGATGATTTGGAAAAGGAATTTAAAAGTCAAATTTTACTTTTAGATCTTTTAGGAGAGCTTGTAAATTTTTATGCAATCAGTGATGTGGTTGTGCTTGGCGGGTCTTTTTTTGAGGGAATAGGAGGGCATAATCCCATTGAAGCGGCAAGTTTTGAGAATGTTATAATCTCTGGAATTTATATCCACAATCAAAAAAAATTATTTAACGAGGTTGAAAATATTAATTTTTGCGAAAATTTAGAAGAGCTTGATGAGAAAATTCATCATTTAAGTCAAAGGGCTAAAATCTCTAAAAAGCTTGATTTAAAGCCTATGATTAAAGAGATACAAGAGAGTATTGATGCAAGAAAAAGCCTATAA
- a CDS encoding RluA family pseudouridine synthase: protein MQEKAYKVLALQEGISNREAKELIDRACVFLKGKKITLARALVDEKSQFIIKKTQNPQVIFEDKKILAINKPHSFVSENLEKQFKAKLLNRLDKETSGVILLCKEENFRQMCIEEFKKHKVYKSYIAILNGILAQEIQINEPLLTIKTKKGALSKISKEGFEAKSVISPLMIEGKKTLAKIVIQTGRTHQIRVHTAFIKHGIIGDEKYAKIRAERMYLHSYELGILDYFFKANLDEDFNAFGFEIKNLDFKAI from the coding sequence ATGCAAGAAAAAGCCTATAAAGTCCTAGCTTTACAAGAGGGTATTTCAAACAGAGAAGCTAAAGAGCTCATTGATAGAGCTTGTGTTTTTTTAAAAGGAAAAAAAATCACACTCGCAAGAGCCTTAGTCGATGAAAAATCCCAATTTATTATAAAGAAAACTCAAAATCCTCAAGTGATTTTTGAAGATAAAAAAATTCTTGCAATCAATAAACCGCATTCTTTTGTGAGTGAAAATTTAGAAAAACAATTTAAAGCCAAACTTTTAAATCGTTTGGATAAAGAAACAAGCGGAGTTATTTTGCTTTGTAAGGAAGAAAATTTTCGTCAAATGTGTATAGAAGAATTTAAAAAACACAAAGTTTATAAGAGCTATATAGCGATTCTTAATGGAATTTTAGCTCAAGAAATTCAAATCAATGAGCCTCTTTTAACAATTAAAACCAAAAAGGGAGCTTTGAGTAAAATTTCAAAGGAAGGATTTGAGGCAAAAAGTGTGATTAGCCCCTTGATGATTGAGGGTAAAAAAACCTTAGCTAAAATTGTAATTCAAACCGGACGCACCCATCAAATTAGAGTGCATACAGCCTTTATAAAACACGGCATTATAGGAGATGAAAAATATGCAAAAATTCGAGCAGAAAGAATGTATTTGCATAGCTATGAGCTTGGAATTTTGGATTATTTTTTTAAAGCAAATTTAGATGAAGATTTTAATGCATTTGGCTTTGAGATAAAGAATTTAGATTTTAAAGCGATTTAA
- a CDS encoding Nif3-like dinuclear metal center hexameric protein, translating into MKLIEIYNFLDSISPFCTQESWDNSGLLLGNLDDEISKVYLSLDLDENLIKEAEENSLFITHHPLIFKALKDLAGESYPKAFVKEMIKKNLSLIALHTNYDLSHLNAYFVREILGFKRFTQDKFLIFVDVDMSFEMLCEHIKRSLNLELLKISFCGKQKLKKLAVCTGSGGDFISGLKADCFLSADFKYHQALEALSNDLSLIELGHFESERYFAQSLAKDLQNLPLKAIIKVSKNPFQYF; encoded by the coding sequence ATGAAACTCATTGAAATTTATAATTTTTTAGATTCTATAAGTCCTTTTTGCACTCAAGAAAGTTGGGATAATAGCGGGTTATTGCTTGGAAATTTAGATGATGAAATTTCTAAGGTTTATCTTAGTCTTGATTTGGATGAGAATTTAATCAAAGAAGCAGAGGAAAATTCGCTTTTTATCACGCATCATCCTTTGATTTTTAAGGCCTTGAAAGATTTAGCTGGAGAGTCTTATCCTAAGGCTTTTGTTAAAGAAATGATTAAAAAAAATCTTTCTTTAATTGCTTTGCATACAAATTATGATTTAAGCCATCTTAATGCCTATTTTGTAAGAGAAATTTTAGGTTTTAAGCGTTTCACTCAAGATAAATTTTTAATTTTTGTTGATGTGGATATGAGCTTTGAAATGCTTTGTGAGCATATTAAGCGGAGTTTGAATTTAGAACTTTTAAAAATAAGTTTTTGTGGTAAGCAAAAACTTAAAAAACTTGCTGTTTGCACAGGAAGCGGAGGGGATTTTATTTCAGGACTTAAAGCTGATTGTTTTTTAAGCGCAGATTTTAAATATCATCAAGCTTTGGAGGCATTAAGCAATGATTTGAGCTTAATTGAGCTTGGACATTTTGAAAGTGAGAGATATTTTGCACAATCTCTTGCAAAAGACTTGCAAAATTTGCCACTAAAAGCTATAATAAAAGTTTCAAAAAATCCATTTCAATATTTTTAA
- the rimM gene encoding ribosome maturation factor RimM (Essential for efficient processing of 16S rRNA), with the protein MNEKNLVQVAKLGKTIGLKGYIKLHNLSDFPDQFKKNASFFCKDMRNILKIKDYNPSNNTALFEGFENIEEAKKLTHSILYQSIEESRRTCKLKKDEFFYFDILECQVRDSKQKLGKVVDILEISHSYLFEVSTDEELIKNGLAKSFFIPYLDKFIKKIDTEKRLIECKDEAFLILENS; encoded by the coding sequence TTGAATGAAAAAAATTTAGTTCAAGTTGCGAAACTTGGTAAAACCATAGGATTAAAGGGTTATATTAAACTTCATAATTTGAGTGATTTTCCCGATCAATTTAAAAAAAATGCAAGTTTTTTTTGCAAGGATATGAGAAATATTTTAAAAATTAAGGATTATAATCCTTCAAATAATACTGCCTTGTTTGAAGGTTTTGAAAATATTGAAGAGGCAAAGAAGCTAACGCATTCCATACTTTATCAGAGCATAGAAGAAAGTCGTAGAACCTGTAAGCTTAAAAAAGATGAATTTTTTTATTTTGATATTTTAGAATGTCAAGTCAGAGATTCTAAGCAAAAATTAGGAAAAGTTGTGGATATTTTAGAAATTTCACATTCTTATTTGTTTGAAGTTTCTACCGATGAGGAGCTTATTAAAAATGGTTTGGCTAAGAGTTTTTTTATCCCTTATTTGGATAAATTCATTAAAAAAATTGATACAGAAAAGAGACTCATTGAGTGCAAGGATGAGGCTTTTTTAATCTTGGAAAACTCGTGA
- a CDS encoding DUF3972 domain-containing protein: MQTYLELNEFCKLVHLNEDVVKGMMANGALNFKEEEGKIYIEANQGTFSVVPSNSSKSAMVNSMTLAGESFVEKTIGTILNLHEKVLDAKDETLETLKNENKFLKDALYSMQEIYDEDRKTIETLNAELKHAREEAEFLKRKYKLMWNKTIQMYGGANSNEKSNEEQTEQNNEGNKEG; the protein is encoded by the coding sequence ATGCAAACTTATTTAGAACTCAATGAATTTTGTAAATTAGTTCATCTCAATGAAGATGTGGTTAAAGGCATGATGGCAAATGGAGCCTTAAATTTTAAAGAAGAAGAGGGTAAAATTTATATCGAAGCCAATCAAGGCACTTTTAGTGTTGTCCCGAGCAATTCTTCAAAATCTGCAATGGTTAATTCTATGACTTTGGCTGGAGAGAGTTTTGTAGAAAAGACTATAGGCACAATTTTAAATTTACATGAAAAAGTTTTGGATGCAAAAGATGAAACCTTAGAAACTTTAAAAAATGAAAATAAATTTTTAAAAGATGCCCTTTATTCTATGCAAGAAATTTATGATGAGGATAGAAAAACCATAGAAACTTTAAATGCTGAATTAAAACATGCAAGAGAAGAGGCAGAATTTTTAAAACGAAAATACAAATTAATGTGGAATAAAACCATTCAAATGTATGGCGGTGCGAATTCTAATGAAAAAAGCAACGAAGAGCAAACAGAACAAAACAATGAGGGCAATAAAGAAGGTTAA
- the purE gene encoding 5-(carboxyamino)imidazole ribonucleotide mutase, whose amino-acid sequence MKFIAILMGSKSDYEIMQECAKILENFKIKYELIITSAHRSPQRTKDYIKEAEKRGAQVFIAAAGMAAHLAGAVAAYTTKPVLGVPMQGNALASMDSLFSTVQMPSGIPVGTLAIGKAGAVNAAYLAVQILALNDEKLEKALKQDRKDKEEKLIADSKSVEVLL is encoded by the coding sequence ATGAAATTTATTGCGATTTTAATGGGAAGTAAGAGTGATTATGAGATTATGCAAGAATGTGCTAAAATTCTTGAAAATTTCAAAATAAAATACGAACTCATTATAACTTCAGCACACCGAAGCCCACAAAGGACAAAAGATTATATTAAAGAAGCTGAAAAAAGAGGGGCTCAAGTTTTTATCGCTGCAGCGGGTATGGCGGCTCATTTAGCCGGAGCGGTGGCTGCTTATACAACCAAACCTGTTTTGGGTGTGCCTATGCAAGGGAATGCCTTAGCAAGTATGGATTCTCTTTTTTCTACTGTGCAAATGCCAAGTGGAATTCCTGTGGGAACTTTAGCTATAGGAAAAGCAGGGGCTGTCAATGCGGCTTATTTGGCTGTGCAAATTCTAGCATTAAATGATGAAAAATTAGAAAAAGCCTTAAAACAAGATCGTAAAGATAAAGAAGAAAAGCTTATAGCAGATTCTAAAAGCGTAGAAGTTTTATTGTAA
- a CDS encoding zinc ribbon domain-containing protein: MNKYLEQIVLLSKIDQEIDSFEPKIENISKALRDCENKISKINAELESIDEEIKDIQNQKIQNNAHIAEFSAKIKELSKKSGSIKTEKEANALKIEEDIAKEQLDAANDEIIRLDKILDNKENFKKELSQQREKEEAELVNIKANIQMQMQDLEKDRMKIYDKKTKLVEQINQKVLCFYEKIRKWAKNTAVVPVRKQACYGCFMKIYDKTYLSVVKGEEIITCPHCGRILYKEQE; the protein is encoded by the coding sequence ATGAATAAATATTTAGAGCAAATCGTCCTTTTATCAAAAATCGATCAAGAAATCGATAGTTTTGAGCCAAAGATAGAAAACATTAGCAAGGCTTTAAGGGATTGTGAAAACAAAATTTCAAAAATCAATGCCGAGCTAGAAAGCATTGATGAAGAAATTAAAGACATACAAAATCAGAAAATTCAAAACAATGCACATATTGCTGAATTTTCAGCTAAAATTAAAGAACTTTCTAAAAAAAGCGGCTCCATTAAAACGGAAAAAGAAGCTAATGCCTTAAAGATTGAAGAGGATATTGCCAAAGAGCAACTTGATGCGGCTAATGATGAAATTATTAGACTGGATAAAATTTTAGACAATAAAGAAAATTTCAAAAAAGAGCTTTCGCAACAGAGAGAAAAAGAAGAAGCTGAGCTTGTAAATATCAAGGCAAATATTCAAATGCAAATGCAGGATTTAGAAAAAGATAGAATGAAAATCTATGATAAAAAAACCAAACTTGTTGAACAAATCAATCAAAAAGTTTTATGTTTTTATGAAAAAATTCGTAAATGGGCTAAAAATACCGCTGTAGTTCCTGTAAGAAAACAAGCTTGTTATGGATGTTTTATGAAAATTTATGATAAAACTTATCTTTCTGTGGTAAAAGGCGAGGAGATTATAACTTGTCCGCATTGTGGAAGAATTCTTTATAAAGAGCAAGAATAA
- the trmD gene encoding tRNA (guanosine(37)-N1)-methyltransferase TrmD: MKFSFVSLFPHLIEFYFEDSILAKARKKGIFELDFYNPRDFSTHAYKKLDDYKIGGGAGLLIQAQPLFETLETIQKLHTNVHFIFLTPSAKNFNQKDAKRLSKKEHIVFVCGRYEGIDERVLENFANELFSIGDFILTGGELPALVLCDAILRNVEGVLGNVKSLEEESFESYLLEAPSFTKPFVFSKNFKKFVAPSVFLKGNHAKINAFKSTLALCKTKFFRPDLFLEHKRKNLKDFYEK, translated from the coding sequence GTGAAATTTAGTTTTGTTTCTTTATTTCCTCATTTGATTGAATTTTATTTTGAAGATTCTATTCTTGCAAAAGCTCGAAAAAAAGGGATTTTTGAGCTTGATTTTTATAATCCTAGAGATTTTAGCACCCATGCTTATAAAAAGCTTGATGATTATAAAATAGGTGGAGGAGCGGGACTTTTGATACAAGCTCAACCCCTATTTGAAACCTTAGAAACCATTCAAAAACTTCATACTAATGTGCATTTTATTTTTCTTACGCCCAGTGCGAAAAATTTTAATCAAAAAGATGCAAAACGTTTGAGTAAAAAAGAGCATATTGTGTTTGTGTGCGGAAGATATGAAGGAATAGACGAGAGAGTGCTTGAAAATTTTGCTAACGAGCTTTTTAGTATAGGAGATTTTATTTTAACAGGTGGCGAACTTCCTGCTCTCGTGCTTTGCGATGCGATTTTAAGAAATGTAGAAGGAGTGTTAGGCAATGTTAAGAGCTTAGAAGAGGAAAGCTTTGAATCTTATCTTCTTGAAGCTCCTTCTTTTACAAAACCTTTTGTTTTTAGTAAAAATTTTAAAAAATTTGTTGCCCCTTCAGTCTTTTTAAAGGGTAATCACGCTAAAATTAACGCTTTTAAATCTACTTTAGCGTTATGCAAAACAAAATTTTTTCGTCCCGATTTGTTTTTAGAACATAAACGCAAAAATTTAAAGGATTTTTATGAAAAATAA
- a CDS encoding KH domain-containing protein: protein MIENFLKEYAKLIVEYPDKIHIQRVDLDENFVELIIFADKIDAGKLIGKNGKLINAIKTVISSSKSKDATSYRVTVKALE, encoded by the coding sequence ATGATAGAAAATTTCTTAAAAGAGTATGCAAAACTCATTGTAGAATACCCCGATAAAATTCACATACAAAGAGTTGATTTAGATGAGAATTTTGTCGAGTTGATTATCTTTGCGGATAAAATTGATGCGGGAAAACTCATTGGTAAAAATGGCAAATTAATCAATGCAATCAAAACCGTTATCTCATCATCTAAGAGCAAAGATGCGACTTCTTATCGTGTAACGGTTAAAGCACTTGAATGA
- the glyQ gene encoding glycine--tRNA ligase subunit alpha has product MTFSQMILKLQNYWQECGCAIMQPYDMPAGAGTFHPATFLRSLGKKPWAVAYVAPSRRPTDGRYGENPNRLGAYYQFQVLIKPSPDNIQELYLKSLENLGFDLKNHDIRFVEDNWESPSLGAWGLGWEVWLDGMEVTQFTYFQQVGGIAVDLVSAEITYGLERIAMYLQDVDSVYDIVWSEFNGEFITYADVHKQSEYEFSRYNFEVSDVSILNSQFDNAYKECKNILKQELALVAYDYCMLAAHTFNLLDARGAISVAQRQDYMLKIRELSKACAELYKKNLNETH; this is encoded by the coding sequence ATGACTTTTTCACAAATGATACTTAAATTGCAAAATTATTGGCAAGAATGTGGTTGTGCAATCATGCAGCCCTATGATATGCCAGCAGGTGCAGGTACTTTTCATCCTGCAACTTTTTTAAGAAGCTTAGGAAAAAAACCTTGGGCGGTTGCTTATGTTGCTCCAAGTCGCAGACCTACTGATGGAAGATATGGAGAAAATCCTAATCGCTTAGGGGCGTATTATCAGTTTCAAGTTTTAATCAAACCAAGTCCGGATAATATTCAAGAGCTTTATTTGAAAAGCCTTGAAAATTTAGGTTTTGATTTAAAAAATCACGACATTCGTTTCGTTGAGGATAATTGGGAAAGCCCTAGTCTTGGAGCTTGGGGGCTTGGTTGGGAAGTTTGGCTTGATGGGATGGAAGTAACGCAATTTACTTATTTTCAGCAGGTGGGTGGAATCGCTGTTGATTTAGTCAGTGCTGAAATCACTTATGGACTTGAAAGAATTGCTATGTATCTTCAAGATGTGGATAGTGTTTATGATATTGTTTGGAGTGAATTTAATGGAGAGTTTATCACATACGCTGATGTGCATAAACAAAGTGAATACGAATTCAGCCGATACAATTTTGAAGTCAGTGATGTTAGTATCTTAAATTCTCAATTTGATAATGCTTACAAAGAATGCAAAAATATTTTAAAACAAGAATTGGCTTTGGTGGCTTATGATTATTGTATGCTTGCAGCTCATACTTTTAATCTTCTTGATGCTAGAGGTGCAATTTCAGTGGCACAAAGACAAGATTATATGCTAAAAATTCGAGAGCTTTCAAAAGCTTGTGCTGAACTTTATAAGAAAAATTTAAATGAAACTCATTGA
- the ffh gene encoding signal recognition particle protein, which yields MFELVSESFKSALSKIRFVDDEKALKNALETLKKSLLKADVHHKVTKELLILIENEVRKNGVGQRQFLNAIKNNLENILSVKGKNQGFVFSSKPPTIVLMTGLQGGGKTTSTMKLANYLKLRNKKVLVAACDLQRLAAVEQLKQLCEAHQIELFYIENENNPLKVAKLALEKAKNSMIDVLLVDTAGRLAIDEALMHELKELKKILNPDEIFYVADAMSGQDGVKTAASFNEALELSGVVLSKFDADTKGGIALGIARQIGIPLRFIGVGEKVADLELFIPDRIVSRIMGEGDLATLAEKTAAVIDEKEAKILSQKIKKGAFNFNDFLTQMESVKKLGSMKSIVGMIPGLGNLASQVKDLDLDNSKEILHIKAMISSMTPKERENPELLNNTRKRRIAEGAGLSQMEVNRFLKQFSNAAKLAKRFSGKKGMESLTQMMNQARKQF from the coding sequence GTGTTTGAACTTGTTAGCGAATCATTTAAGTCAGCTTTGAGTAAAATTCGCTTTGTCGATGATGAAAAAGCTCTTAAAAATGCTTTGGAAACCTTAAAAAAATCCCTCTTAAAAGCTGATGTCCATCACAAGGTTACGAAAGAACTTTTGATTTTAATTGAAAATGAAGTGAGAAAAAATGGAGTGGGACAGAGGCAATTTTTAAACGCAATTAAAAATAATTTAGAAAATATTCTTAGCGTTAAGGGTAAAAATCAAGGCTTTGTATTCAGCTCTAAACCGCCTACTATTGTTTTAATGACAGGTTTGCAAGGAGGGGGGAAAACAACAAGCACTATGAAACTTGCAAACTATCTTAAACTTCGCAATAAAAAAGTCCTTGTTGCAGCCTGTGATTTGCAACGTTTGGCAGCTGTAGAGCAGCTTAAACAGCTTTGTGAAGCCCATCAAATCGAGCTTTTTTATATTGAAAATGAAAACAATCCTTTAAAAGTCGCAAAACTTGCCCTTGAAAAAGCAAAAAATTCTATGATTGATGTTTTACTTGTCGATACTGCGGGACGTTTAGCCATTGATGAAGCTTTGATGCATGAGCTTAAAGAACTTAAAAAAATTCTTAATCCGGATGAAATTTTTTATGTCGCTGATGCAATGAGCGGACAAGATGGCGTTAAGACAGCTGCGAGTTTTAACGAGGCTTTAGAGCTTAGTGGGGTGGTTTTGTCTAAATTTGATGCAGACACTAAAGGTGGTATTGCTTTGGGTATAGCAAGACAGATAGGAATTCCATTAAGATTTATCGGTGTGGGTGAGAAGGTTGCGGATTTAGAACTTTTTATCCCTGATAGAATTGTAAGTCGTATTATGGGCGAGGGAGATTTAGCAACTTTGGCTGAAAAAACTGCTGCAGTGATTGATGAAAAAGAGGCTAAAATTTTAAGTCAGAAGATTAAAAAAGGAGCTTTTAATTTTAATGATTTTTTAACTCAAATGGAGAGTGTTAAAAAATTAGGCAGTATGAAGTCTATTGTCGGTATGATTCCCGGTCTTGGCAATCTTGCTTCACAGGTTAAGGATCTTGATTTGGATAATTCTAAGGAGATTTTGCATATTAAGGCAATGATTTCATCAATGACTCCTAAAGAAAGAGAAAATCCAGAACTTTTAAATAATACGCGAAAGCGTAGAATTGCTGAAGGTGCCGGTCTTTCTCAAATGGAGGTCAATCGTTTTTTAAAGCAATTTTCAAATGCTGCAAAACTTGCAAAGAGATTTTCAGGGAAAAAAGGTATGGAAAGTCTTACTCAAATGATGAATCAAGCAAGAAAGCAATTTTAA
- the rpsP gene encoding 30S ribosomal protein S16 — protein sequence MTVIRLTRMGRKKRPFYRIVVTDSRKRRDGGWIESIGYYNPMVEPEVLKFDKERLEYWKGVGAKLSDKVKSITSK from the coding sequence GTGACAGTAATCAGACTTACAAGAATGGGCAGAAAAAAAAGACCTTTTTATCGTATTGTTGTAACAGATAGCAGAAAGCGTCGCGATGGAGGTTGGATAGAAAGCATAGGATATTATAACCCTATGGTTGAACCTGAAGTGCTTAAATTTGATAAAGAGCGTTTGGAATATTGGAAAGGCGTAGGTGCTAAACTTAGCGACAAGGTTAAAAGCATTACGAGTAAATAA